A section of the Primulina eburnea isolate SZY01 chromosome 1, ASM2296580v1, whole genome shotgun sequence genome encodes:
- the LOC140813743 gene encoding agamous-like MADS-box protein MADS3 isoform X1, producing MGRGRVELKRIENKINRQVTFSKRRNGLLKKAYELSVLCDAEVALIIFSSRGKLYEFGSNSIMSTLERYQRCCFNPHENSNEPTPTQNWYQEVSKLKAKYESLQRTQRHLLGEDLGPLSVKELQNLEKQLEGALAQARQRKTQIMLEQMEELRRKERQLGDMNKQLKMKVSQEMSSLEVDDGQGLRTLPFPWNTDSSAGTSNFFVQIPASNPMDMEQEPFLQIGYQHYNLGEAATVRRNIDAGNNNIIHGWTL from the exons ATGGGAAGAGGGAGAGTGGAATTGAAGAGAATCGAGAACAAAATTAACAGACAGGTGACATTTTCTAAGCGGAGAAATGGGTTGTTGAAGAAAGCATATGAGCTCTCTGTACTTTGTGATGCTGAAGTTGCCCTAATCATCTTCTCCAGCAGGGGAAAGCTCTATGAATTTGGTAGCAATag TATCATGAGTACCCTTGAACGCTACCAGCGATGCTGCTTCAATCCCCATGAAAATAGTAACGAACCAACTCCAACacag AACTGGTATCAAGAGGTCTCAAAATTAAAGGCCAAGTATGAATCGCTTCAACGGACTCAAAG GCATCTGCTTGGGGAAGATCTCGGGCCATTGAGTGTGAAAGAGTTGCAGAATCTTGAAAAGCAACTAGAAGGAGCTCTTGCTCAAGCCAGGCAGAGAAAG ACACAGATCATGCTGGAACAAATGGAAGAGCTTCGCAGAAAG GAACGCCAACTAGGAGACATGAACAAGCAGCTCAAGATGAAGGTTTCACAGGAAATGTCATCG CTAGAGGTTGACGACGGACAAGGTCTCAGAACACTCCCCTTCCCATGGAACACCGATTCATCAGCCGGAACCAGCAACTTTTTTGTGCAAATTCCAGCATCCAATCCTATGGATATGGAACAGGAGCCTTTCCTCCAAATAgg gtATCAACACTATAATCTTGGAGAAGCGGCAACTGTTCGAAGAAACATCGATGCTGGTAACAATAATATTATCCATGGGTGGACGCTTTGA
- the LOC140813743 gene encoding agamous-like MADS-box protein MADS3 isoform X2 yields MGRGRVELKRIENKINRQVTFSKRRNGLLKKAYELSVLCDAEVALIIFSSRGKLYEFGSNSIMSTLERYQRCCFNPHENSNEPTPTQNWYQEVSKLKAKYESLQRTQRHLLGEDLGPLSVKELQNLEKQLEGALAQARQRKTQIMLEQMEELRRKLEVDDGQGLRTLPFPWNTDSSAGTSNFFVQIPASNPMDMEQEPFLQIGYQHYNLGEAATVRRNIDAGNNNIIHGWTL; encoded by the exons ATGGGAAGAGGGAGAGTGGAATTGAAGAGAATCGAGAACAAAATTAACAGACAGGTGACATTTTCTAAGCGGAGAAATGGGTTGTTGAAGAAAGCATATGAGCTCTCTGTACTTTGTGATGCTGAAGTTGCCCTAATCATCTTCTCCAGCAGGGGAAAGCTCTATGAATTTGGTAGCAATag TATCATGAGTACCCTTGAACGCTACCAGCGATGCTGCTTCAATCCCCATGAAAATAGTAACGAACCAACTCCAACacag AACTGGTATCAAGAGGTCTCAAAATTAAAGGCCAAGTATGAATCGCTTCAACGGACTCAAAG GCATCTGCTTGGGGAAGATCTCGGGCCATTGAGTGTGAAAGAGTTGCAGAATCTTGAAAAGCAACTAGAAGGAGCTCTTGCTCAAGCCAGGCAGAGAAAG ACACAGATCATGCTGGAACAAATGGAAGAGCTTCGCAGAAAG CTAGAGGTTGACGACGGACAAGGTCTCAGAACACTCCCCTTCCCATGGAACACCGATTCATCAGCCGGAACCAGCAACTTTTTTGTGCAAATTCCAGCATCCAATCCTATGGATATGGAACAGGAGCCTTTCCTCCAAATAgg gtATCAACACTATAATCTTGGAGAAGCGGCAACTGTTCGAAGAAACATCGATGCTGGTAACAATAATATTATCCATGGGTGGACGCTTTGA
- the LOC140838854 gene encoding subtilisin-like protease SBT4.14 isoform X1 → MHFLLLLIFTFTCLLPANGNVQKFLQDFYIVFLKDHHPATTGRSILETHLNVLSSIKESEQDASESLVYSYTRSLNAFAAKLSEDEARKLSGMDEVVSVIPNQYRKLHTTKSWELLGLTPDSKRNLEVESDVIVGLLDTGITPRSESFKDYGLGPPPAKWKGSCKHFANFSGCNNKLIGAKYFKLDKIHNPKDILSPVDVDGHGTHTSSTLAGRFVPNASVFGLGKGIARGGVPSARVAIYKVCWANSGCADMDILAAFDAAISDGVDIISISIGGLSKRYTLDSIAVGAFHAMRKGILTVASAGNDGPMFASVANHAPWILTVAASGIGRQLRSKVVLGNGLTVSGIGVNTFEPTKSSYPLASGVDLSKNSETKELSRYCLENTMDPRKVKGKIVYCKLGAWGADSVIKSLGGIGTVIESDLFQDVAQIYMAPATMVNTTIGKQINNYMHSTKSASAVIYKSEVVEIHSPFTASFSSRGPNPGSQHLLKPDIAAPGIDILASYTPLNSLTGLKGDTQHSKFTFMSGTSMSCPHVGGAAAYVKSFHPDWSPAAIKSAIMTTATEMSSRVDKDAEFAYGSGQLNPTRARSPGLIYDLDEISYIQFLCHEGFTESELGTLLDQGPINCSKLIPANGVDALNYPTMQLPLKNDHDTTIGVFHRRVTNVGHPVSVYNATVKAPPMVEILVKPMSLSFTRALQKRSFKVVVKVKPTPDAVFGPGSLTWRSFHHNVRSPIVISNRLVTGTASKL, encoded by the exons ATGCATTTTCTTTTACTTCTGATCTTTACCTTTACATGTCTTTTACCAGCAAATGGGAATGTGCAGAAG TTTTTGCAGGACTTCTACATCGTTTTCTTGAAAGACCATCATCCAGCGACGACTGGAAGGTCGATTCTTGAGACACATCTTAATGTCCTCTCGTCCATAAAGGAAAG TGAACAAGATGCTTCGGAGTCTCTGGTGTATAGTTACACTAGAAGTTTAAATGCATTTGCAGCTAAACTTTCTGAAGATGAAGCCAGGAAGTTGTCCG GTATGGATGAAGTAGTTTCGGTAATTCCAAACCAATACCGGAAACTACACACTACCAAATCATGGGAATTGCTAGGATTAACCCCAGATTCGAAAAGGAACTTAGAAGTTGAGAGCGATGTCATAGTAGGCCTACTAGATACAG GAATCACCCCGCGATCTGAGAGCTTTAAGGATTATGGTCTTGGCCCTCCACCAGCAAAATGGAAAGGAAGTTGTAAACACTTTGCAAATTTTTCAGGATGTAACAA CAAACTTATTGGAGCGAAGTATTTCAAGCTAGATAAAATACACAACCCCAAAGATATATTGTCACCTGTAGACGTAGATGGCCATGGCACACATACGTCATCAACTCTGGCAGGACGTTTCGTTCCAAATGCTAGCGTTTTTGGGCTAGGAAAAGGCATCGCGCGTGGGGGGGTGCCTTCTGCTCGAGTGGCTATTTACAAAGTTTGTTGGGCGAATTCGGGATGTGCAGATATGGACATTCTGGCTGCATTTGATGCTGCTATTAGTGATGGAGTAGACATTATTTCCATCTCGATAGGAGGGCTATCAAAACGTTACACACTGGATTCTATAGCAGTTGGCGCGTTTCATGCCATGAGGAAAGGAATTCTTACTGTGGCTTCGGCTGGGAATGATGGACCGATGTTTGCCAGTGTTGCGAATCATGCTCCTTGGATCCTAACAGTGGCTGCTAGTGGGATCGGTCGACAGTTGAGGAGCAAAGTAGTACTAGGAAATGGCCTGACTGTATCA GGAATTGGGGTAAACACGTTTGAGCCTACAAAAAGTTCGTATCCTCTTGCAAGTGGGGTCGATTTGTCTAAGAATTCCGAAACTAAAGAACTGTCAAGGTATTGTCTCGAAAATACAATGGATCCGAGAAAGGTAAAAGGAAAGATCGTTTATTGTAAGCTAGGAGCTTGGGGTGCTGACTCTGTGATCAAAAGTTTGGGAGGGATTGGAACAGTTATCGAGAGTGACTTGTTTCAGGACGTGGCACAAATCTACATGGCTCCAGCAACTATGGTGAATACGACAATAGGGAAGCAGATCAACAACTATATGCATTCGACaaa ATCAGCATCTGCCGTTATATACAAATCGGAGGTAGTTGAAATCCATTCTCCTTTCACTGCTTCATTTTCTTCCAGGGGTCCAAATCCTGGCTCACAACACCTTCTCAAG CCTGATATTGCTGCTCCTGGAATCGACATCCTAGCATCATATACTCCATTGAATTCGCTGACCGGATTGAAAGGTGACACCCAACACTCGAAGTTCACCTTCATGTCAGGTACCTCAATGTCCTGTCCACACGTCGGTGGTGCAGCTGCCTATGTGAAGTCGTTTCACCCTGACTGGTCCCCAGCAGCAATTAAATCTGCCATCATGACAACAG CAACAGAAATGAGTTCCAGAGTAGATAAAGATGCAGAATTCGCATATGGGTCAGGGCAGCTTAATCCCACCCGAGCAAGATCCCCTGGACTAATATACGACTTGGATGAAATCTCATACATTCAGTTTCTGTGTCACGAAGGCTTCACGGAGTCAGAGTTAGGGACTTTACTCGATCAGGGACCGATAAATTGTTCAAAACTGATTCCAGCAAATGGGGTAGATGCTCTAAATTATCCCACCATGCAACTTCCATTGAAGAACGATCATGATACAACGATAGGAGTTTTCCATAGGAGGGTCACCAACGTTGGGCACCCTGTTTCTGTGTATAATGCCACAGTAAAGGCTCCACCAATGGTGGAGATACTGGTGAAACCGATGAGTCTGTCGTTCACTCGAGCGCTGCAGAAACGAAGTTTCAAAGTGGTGGTGAAGGTGAAACCGACGCCCGATGCTGTGTTTGGACCAGGTTCACTTACATGGAGAAGCTTTCATCACAATGTGAGGAGTCCCATTGTCATTTCTAATAGACTAGTAACAGGCACTGCCTCCAAATTATGA
- the LOC140838847 gene encoding glyoxylate/hydroxypyruvate reductase HPR3-like yields the protein MAEEYQKNLHLPEVIVFGPPSVFKIYSLQFSSKFKMLKPWESPLPLPHYLAEHAQNTRVALCSGICPLPATVISQLPSLSLIVSTSAGMNHIDLMECRRRGIAIANGATVFSVDVADLAVGLLIDVSRKISAGNRYVRNGLWPEQGIYPLGFKLGGKKVGIVGLGSIGLEVAKRLEAFGCSLLYHSRKKNSSVSYIFHSNILELAAASDVLVICCPLTEQTRHMINRDVLLALGKEGLIINIARGSVIDEKELVRCLQQKEIAGAGLDVFENEPRVPTELFELDNVVLSPHFAAFTEESFRDSYELVTGNLEAFFSNKPLLSPATF from the exons ATGGCGGAAGAATATCAAAAGAACCTCCACCTCCCGGAAGTCATCGTTTTCGGCCCCCCTTCCGTCTTCAAAATTTACTCCCTCCAATTCTCCTCGAAATTCAAGATGCTGAAGCCCTGGGAATCGCCGTTGCCGCTGCCACACTACCTGGCTGAGCACGCCCAGAACACGCGAGTCGCCTTATGCTCAGGTATTTGtccgcttccggccaccgtcaTCTCCCAACTCCCATCTCTCAGCCTTATAGTAAGCACCAGCGCTGGGATGAACCACATCGATCTTATGGAATGCCGCCGCCGCGGTATCGCTATCGCAAACGGGGCAACTGTCTTCTCCGTCGACGTTGCGGACCTTGCTGTCGGGTTACTCATCGATGTCTCGCGGAAAATCAGCGCTGGGAATCGATATGTGAGAAATGGGCTTTGGCCTGAACAAGGAATTTACCCTCTTGGATTCAAG TTGGGAGGCAAGAAAGTTGGGATTGTGGGACTCGGGAGCATTGGCTTAGAGGTAGCTAAGAGGCTTGAAGCATTTGGGTGTTCACTATTGTACCACTCGAGGAAGAAAAACTCGTCAGTTTCGTATATATTTCATTCTAATATCCTGGAATTGGCAGCTGCATCTGATGTTCTGGTCATATGTTGCCCATTAACTGAGCAGACACGTCATATGATCAACCGGGATGTTTTGTTGGCATTAGGAAAGGAAGGGTTGATTATTAACATTGCTCGTGGTTCTGTGATAGATGAAAAAGAATTGGTGCGATGTTTGCAGCAAAAGGAAATTGCTGGTGCAGGGCTGGACGTATTTGAAAACGAACCTCGTGTTCCTACAGAGCTTTTTGAACTCGACAATGTTGTATTGTCCCCACATTTTGCCGCGTTCACTGAGGAATCTTTTCGAGATTCATATGAACTCGTCACTGGGAATTTGGAGGCATTCTTCTCCAATAAACCGTTGCTTTCTCCGGCTACATTCTAG
- the LOC140838854 gene encoding subtilisin-like protease SBT4.14 isoform X2, giving the protein MHFLLLLIFTFTCLLPANGNVQKDFYIVFLKDHHPATTGRSILETHLNVLSSIKESEQDASESLVYSYTRSLNAFAAKLSEDEARKLSGMDEVVSVIPNQYRKLHTTKSWELLGLTPDSKRNLEVESDVIVGLLDTGITPRSESFKDYGLGPPPAKWKGSCKHFANFSGCNNKLIGAKYFKLDKIHNPKDILSPVDVDGHGTHTSSTLAGRFVPNASVFGLGKGIARGGVPSARVAIYKVCWANSGCADMDILAAFDAAISDGVDIISISIGGLSKRYTLDSIAVGAFHAMRKGILTVASAGNDGPMFASVANHAPWILTVAASGIGRQLRSKVVLGNGLTVSGIGVNTFEPTKSSYPLASGVDLSKNSETKELSRYCLENTMDPRKVKGKIVYCKLGAWGADSVIKSLGGIGTVIESDLFQDVAQIYMAPATMVNTTIGKQINNYMHSTKSASAVIYKSEVVEIHSPFTASFSSRGPNPGSQHLLKPDIAAPGIDILASYTPLNSLTGLKGDTQHSKFTFMSGTSMSCPHVGGAAAYVKSFHPDWSPAAIKSAIMTTATEMSSRVDKDAEFAYGSGQLNPTRARSPGLIYDLDEISYIQFLCHEGFTESELGTLLDQGPINCSKLIPANGVDALNYPTMQLPLKNDHDTTIGVFHRRVTNVGHPVSVYNATVKAPPMVEILVKPMSLSFTRALQKRSFKVVVKVKPTPDAVFGPGSLTWRSFHHNVRSPIVISNRLVTGTASKL; this is encoded by the exons ATGCATTTTCTTTTACTTCTGATCTTTACCTTTACATGTCTTTTACCAGCAAATGGGAATGTGCAGAAG GACTTCTACATCGTTTTCTTGAAAGACCATCATCCAGCGACGACTGGAAGGTCGATTCTTGAGACACATCTTAATGTCCTCTCGTCCATAAAGGAAAG TGAACAAGATGCTTCGGAGTCTCTGGTGTATAGTTACACTAGAAGTTTAAATGCATTTGCAGCTAAACTTTCTGAAGATGAAGCCAGGAAGTTGTCCG GTATGGATGAAGTAGTTTCGGTAATTCCAAACCAATACCGGAAACTACACACTACCAAATCATGGGAATTGCTAGGATTAACCCCAGATTCGAAAAGGAACTTAGAAGTTGAGAGCGATGTCATAGTAGGCCTACTAGATACAG GAATCACCCCGCGATCTGAGAGCTTTAAGGATTATGGTCTTGGCCCTCCACCAGCAAAATGGAAAGGAAGTTGTAAACACTTTGCAAATTTTTCAGGATGTAACAA CAAACTTATTGGAGCGAAGTATTTCAAGCTAGATAAAATACACAACCCCAAAGATATATTGTCACCTGTAGACGTAGATGGCCATGGCACACATACGTCATCAACTCTGGCAGGACGTTTCGTTCCAAATGCTAGCGTTTTTGGGCTAGGAAAAGGCATCGCGCGTGGGGGGGTGCCTTCTGCTCGAGTGGCTATTTACAAAGTTTGTTGGGCGAATTCGGGATGTGCAGATATGGACATTCTGGCTGCATTTGATGCTGCTATTAGTGATGGAGTAGACATTATTTCCATCTCGATAGGAGGGCTATCAAAACGTTACACACTGGATTCTATAGCAGTTGGCGCGTTTCATGCCATGAGGAAAGGAATTCTTACTGTGGCTTCGGCTGGGAATGATGGACCGATGTTTGCCAGTGTTGCGAATCATGCTCCTTGGATCCTAACAGTGGCTGCTAGTGGGATCGGTCGACAGTTGAGGAGCAAAGTAGTACTAGGAAATGGCCTGACTGTATCA GGAATTGGGGTAAACACGTTTGAGCCTACAAAAAGTTCGTATCCTCTTGCAAGTGGGGTCGATTTGTCTAAGAATTCCGAAACTAAAGAACTGTCAAGGTATTGTCTCGAAAATACAATGGATCCGAGAAAGGTAAAAGGAAAGATCGTTTATTGTAAGCTAGGAGCTTGGGGTGCTGACTCTGTGATCAAAAGTTTGGGAGGGATTGGAACAGTTATCGAGAGTGACTTGTTTCAGGACGTGGCACAAATCTACATGGCTCCAGCAACTATGGTGAATACGACAATAGGGAAGCAGATCAACAACTATATGCATTCGACaaa ATCAGCATCTGCCGTTATATACAAATCGGAGGTAGTTGAAATCCATTCTCCTTTCACTGCTTCATTTTCTTCCAGGGGTCCAAATCCTGGCTCACAACACCTTCTCAAG CCTGATATTGCTGCTCCTGGAATCGACATCCTAGCATCATATACTCCATTGAATTCGCTGACCGGATTGAAAGGTGACACCCAACACTCGAAGTTCACCTTCATGTCAGGTACCTCAATGTCCTGTCCACACGTCGGTGGTGCAGCTGCCTATGTGAAGTCGTTTCACCCTGACTGGTCCCCAGCAGCAATTAAATCTGCCATCATGACAACAG CAACAGAAATGAGTTCCAGAGTAGATAAAGATGCAGAATTCGCATATGGGTCAGGGCAGCTTAATCCCACCCGAGCAAGATCCCCTGGACTAATATACGACTTGGATGAAATCTCATACATTCAGTTTCTGTGTCACGAAGGCTTCACGGAGTCAGAGTTAGGGACTTTACTCGATCAGGGACCGATAAATTGTTCAAAACTGATTCCAGCAAATGGGGTAGATGCTCTAAATTATCCCACCATGCAACTTCCATTGAAGAACGATCATGATACAACGATAGGAGTTTTCCATAGGAGGGTCACCAACGTTGGGCACCCTGTTTCTGTGTATAATGCCACAGTAAAGGCTCCACCAATGGTGGAGATACTGGTGAAACCGATGAGTCTGTCGTTCACTCGAGCGCTGCAGAAACGAAGTTTCAAAGTGGTGGTGAAGGTGAAACCGACGCCCGATGCTGTGTTTGGACCAGGTTCACTTACATGGAGAAGCTTTCATCACAATGTGAGGAGTCCCATTGTCATTTCTAATAGACTAGTAACAGGCACTGCCTCCAAATTATGA